From a single Arachis hypogaea cultivar Tifrunner chromosome 3, arahy.Tifrunner.gnm2.J5K5, whole genome shotgun sequence genomic region:
- the LOC112789941 gene encoding thiamine thiazole synthase, chloroplastic, whose translation MASTTISSPSFTKTASPSSLLSHNTVFRLNPQQHARKNFNLSLRASMSASSPSPPPYDLQSFKFEPIRESIVSREMTRRYMTDMVTHADTDVVIVGAGSAGLSCAYELSKNPSVNIAIIEQSVSPGGGAWLGGQLFSAMVVRKPAHLFLDELGIEYDEQENYVVIKHAALFTSTIMSKLLARPNVKLFNAVAAEDLIVKNNRVGGVVTNWALVSMNHDTQSCMDPNVMEAKVVVSSCGHDGPFGATGVKRLKSIGMIDSVPGMKALDMNAAEDAIVKLTREIVPGMIVTGMEVAEIDAAPRMGPTFGAMMISGQKAAHLALRALGLPNAMDYAANIPHLELVLAAAQSPHVVDA comes from the exons ATGGCTTCCACCACCATCTCCTCTCCCTCCTTCACCAAAACCGCAAgcccttcttctctcctctccCATAACACCGTGTTCCGCCTGAACCCCCAACAACATGCACGCAAAAACTTCAACCTCTCCCTCCGCGCATCCATGTCAGCAtcatcaccatcaccaccaccatacGATCTCCAGTCCTTCAAGTTCGAGCCAATCAGGGAGTCGATCGTGTCACGGGAGATGACCCGTAGGTACATGACAGACATGGTGACGCACGCCGACACCGACGTTGTGATCGTGGGTGCCGGTTCTGCCGGGCTGTCGTGCGCCTACGAGCTCAGCAAGAACCCGTCAGTCAACATCGCCATCATTGAACAGTCTGTCAGTCCCGGTGGTGGCGCTTGGCTCGGTGGCCAACTTTTCTCTGCCATG GTAGTGCGTAAGCCGGCACATCTGTTCCTAGACGAGCTCGGCATTGAGTACGACGAGCAAGAGAACTACGTGGTGATCAAGCATGCAGCGTTGTTCACTTCAACCATCATGAGCAAGCTCCTCGCCCGCCCCAACGTGAAGCTATTCAACGCTGTGGCAGCCGAGGACTTGATAGTAAAGAACAACAGGGTTGGTGGTGTTGTGACAAACTGGGCCTTGGTGTCAATGAACCATGACACACAGTCATGCATGGACCCAAATGTAATGGAGGCTAAGGTTGTGGTTAGTTCATGTGGGCATGATGGGCCGTTTGGGGCCACAGGGGTTAAGAGACTCAAGAGCATTGGGATGATTGATAGTGTTCCTGGGATGAAGGCACTTGATATGAATGCTGCTGAGGATGCTATTGTCAAACTCACTCGGGAGATTGTTCCTGGAATGATTGTTACTGGCATGGAAGTTGCTGAGATTGATGCTGCTCCTAGAAtg GGTCCAACATTTGGGGCAATGATGATATCTGGGCAGAAGGCAGCACATCTGGCTTTGAGAGCACTGGGACTCCCAAATGCTATGGACTACGCTGCAAACATCCCCCACCTTGAGCTTGTCCTTGCTGCTGCACAATCTCCTCATGTTGTTGATGCTTAA